The Acaryochloris thomasi RCC1774 genomic sequence AGGATTATCACTAATGCTGATGCATAGTCCACCCCATCCAGGGGAGTCGCTTCAAGAAATCTATATGGAACCCTATGGCCTCAGTGTTCGTGATATTGCAAAGGTGCTGGGTGTCTCCCACTCCACGGTGGCACGGCTAGTCAGCCAGCAGTCTGCAGTTACTCCAGACATGGCAATTCGGCTAGAGAAAGGCATTGGCATGACGGCGGGAGCTTGGCTCGGAATGCAGCAGGACCATGACCTGTGGTTAGCACTGCAGAACGACTGCCATGAAGACATTCAGATGATTAATTTTGAGCAACTGGCTAGCGCTGGATAAGGGGCCATGCTGCCATCAATCCGCTTACCTTTGAGAAAGTGTCTGTCGCTCATATTCCCATCGGTATTCCTGTGCGCCGGATTCTCGCTGCAGCTCAAATGGCAGCCTGTAGAGCCAACTACCAGGATTATCGGGAGACTGCTT encodes the following:
- a CDS encoding HigA family addiction module antitoxin; translated protein: MLMHSPPHPGESLQEIYMEPYGLSVRDIAKVLGVSHSTVARLVSQQSAVTPDMAIRLEKGIGMTAGAWLGMQQDHDLWLALQNDCHEDIQMINFEQLASAG